A portion of the Thermosediminibacter oceani DSM 16646 genome contains these proteins:
- a CDS encoding 2-keto-4-pentenoate hydratase: MDFQAIATNLLEAEETRKAIEPLTSTYPNLTVEDAYRIQLAGVEMRLKQGRRVIGKKIGLTSKAMQDLLGVKEPDYGHLLDNMLLLEGEPCRREDFIWPRVEGELAFVLKDTLKGPGVTIADVFRATEGVMPAIEIVDSRIRDWKISLADTIADNASSARFVLGSRMVPIKDLDLRLLGMVLEKNGEVVSTGTGAAVWGHPAAAVAWLANKLAAFDIALEAGEIVLSGAITAAVDAAAGDVFTVSFYGLGTLNLRFI; encoded by the coding sequence ATGGATTTTCAGGCCATAGCTACTAATCTTTTGGAGGCAGAGGAAACCCGGAAAGCAATTGAACCTCTCACCTCTACTTACCCTAATTTAACCGTAGAGGATGCCTACCGCATCCAGCTTGCCGGAGTAGAAATGAGACTTAAACAGGGCCGGCGGGTAATAGGGAAAAAGATTGGCCTTACCAGTAAAGCCATGCAGGATCTTCTGGGAGTGAAGGAACCGGATTACGGTCATCTGCTGGACAATATGCTGCTTCTGGAGGGCGAGCCCTGCCGGAGGGAAGATTTCATTTGGCCGCGCGTTGAGGGCGAGCTGGCCTTTGTCCTGAAGGATACTTTAAAAGGTCCTGGGGTGACCATCGCCGATGTATTCCGGGCCACCGAGGGCGTAATGCCTGCCATAGAGATAGTGGATAGCCGTATCCGGGACTGGAAAATAAGCTTGGCGGATACTATAGCTGACAATGCTTCCAGCGCCCGCTTTGTACTGGGCAGCAGGATGGTGCCCATTAAAGACCTGGATTTGCGCCTTCTGGGGATGGTGCTGGAGAAAAACGGCGAAGTTGTAAGTACCGGTACGGGAGCGGCCGTATGGGGCCACCCGGCGGCAGCGGTGGCATGGCTGGCCAACAAGCTGGCTGCCTTTGATATTGCCCTGGAGGCGGGAGAGATTGTACTCTCCGGAGCAATAACTGCAGCTGTGGACGCTGCCGCTGGAGATGTGTTTACTGTGTCCTTCTACGGGCTGGGCACCCTTAATCTGCGCTTTATTTAA
- a CDS encoding acetaldehyde dehydrogenase (acetylating), translated as MDKIKVAVIGPGNIGSDLMYKILRSEYLCMEMMAGIVESEGIKRARSLGIRTTTEGIKPILEDESIKIVFDATGAKHHLKHAPLLKEAGKIAIDLTPAAVGPYVVPPVNLKDLHEEPNLNMVTCGGQATVPIVYAINQVAGARYAEIVACIASKSAGQGTRQNIDEFTQTTAKALCAIGGAKKSKAIIILNPADPPIIMTNTIYVDVENPDEKAIREAVDKMVRAVQSYVPGYRLRVPPILEGNKVTTIVEVEGAGDFLPKYAGNMDIITSAAVAVAEKLAARIMGKEAVA; from the coding sequence ATGGACAAAATCAAAGTTGCCGTAATAGGTCCGGGCAACATCGGTTCGGATTTGATGTACAAAATCCTGCGCAGCGAATACCTCTGTATGGAAATGATGGCTGGAATCGTGGAGTCCGAGGGAATCAAGAGGGCTCGCTCCCTGGGAATCCGCACCACTACCGAGGGAATAAAGCCCATACTGGAAGATGAAAGCATAAAAATAGTGTTTGATGCCACAGGAGCCAAACACCACCTGAAACACGCTCCCTTGCTGAAAGAAGCCGGTAAAATTGCCATCGACCTTACGCCGGCTGCGGTGGGGCCCTATGTGGTACCGCCGGTCAATCTCAAAGATTTACATGAGGAGCCAAACCTCAACATGGTAACCTGCGGTGGTCAGGCCACCGTGCCCATAGTTTACGCCATCAATCAGGTGGCCGGCGCCCGTTATGCGGAAATAGTGGCGTGCATAGCGAGCAAAAGCGCCGGGCAGGGCACGCGGCAGAACATTGACGAATTTACCCAGACGACGGCAAAAGCCCTTTGTGCCATCGGCGGGGCCAAGAAGAGCAAGGCCATTATTATTCTAAATCCTGCCGACCCACCTATCATCATGACCAACACTATATACGTGGATGTGGAAAACCCGGACGAAAAAGCCATACGCGAAGCCGTCGATAAAATGGTCAGGGCAGTCCAGAGCTATGTACCGGGTTACCGGCTGCGAGTGCCGCCTATTCTGGAGGGAAATAAAGTAACTACCATCGTCGAAGTAGAAGGAGCGGGGGATTTCCTGCCCAAATACGCCGGCAACATGGATATTATAACGTCGGCGGCGGTGGCGGTAGCCGAGAAACTGGCGGCCAGAATTATGGGGAAGGAGGCAGTGGCGTGA
- a CDS encoding 4Fe-4S dicluster domain-containing protein, with translation MLMVDPSLCTGCHRCEMWCSFTKYGEINPSRSHIYVIRREPAVDVPVVCIQCGLCINACPIGALKRDRISDAVVVDPDLCAGCGICVRVCPYGVLRIDDETGMAAKCDLCGGSPSCAGHCPHGAIRYEDVDKAAARRRELWARAHAVKIRD, from the coding sequence ATGTTAATGGTGGACCCCTCTTTATGTACCGGATGTCACCGCTGTGAAATGTGGTGCTCCTTTACCAAGTACGGCGAAATCAACCCTTCCCGCAGCCACATATATGTAATACGACGGGAGCCGGCGGTAGATGTGCCGGTAGTGTGCATACAGTGTGGTTTATGTATAAATGCCTGCCCTATAGGGGCTCTCAAGCGGGATAGAATTTCTGATGCGGTGGTGGTGGACCCGGATCTCTGTGCGGGCTGCGGCATCTGCGTCCGGGTGTGCCCTTATGGAGTACTGAGGATAGACGATGAAACCGGAATGGCAGCTAAATGCGATTTGTGCGGTGGTTCGCCATCATGCGCCGGCCACTGCCCGCATGGTGCTATCAGGTACGAAGATGTAGACAAAGCTGCGGCCAGGCGCCGGGAGCTCTGGGCTAGGGCCCATGCGGTTAAAATCAGGGACTAA
- a CDS encoding nicotinate-nucleotide pyrophosphorylase, producing MDIRDFLFAPLTGRTFMLEITARQRGVLAGTDRLQKIAQELGLKLEDLSPDGTKMAEGSCICRARGDAWQVARAEEQLLGVIGKASGVATAAAEMVYQARSRARVVCGAWKKVPPEVRHDLRQAIATGGAGIRIVDEPFVYLDKNYVRMFGGVGPAVRRARELEGRVVVVQLRGEEASLAEEAVEAAAEGAHILMVDTGRLQDLVLVRDVASKKGFREKIRLAFSGGVVKDELDEIIAAGADIVDVGRAIIDAPLLDFTLDVKKLE from the coding sequence GTGGATATCAGGGATTTTCTCTTCGCCCCTCTAACTGGTCGCACTTTTATGTTGGAAATAACAGCCAGGCAACGGGGAGTGCTGGCTGGCACCGACAGGCTGCAAAAAATAGCTCAGGAATTGGGACTGAAGCTCGAAGACCTGTCTCCTGACGGCACAAAGATGGCAGAAGGCTCATGTATATGCCGGGCCCGGGGCGATGCGTGGCAGGTGGCGCGTGCTGAAGAGCAGCTCTTGGGAGTTATCGGCAAGGCATCGGGTGTAGCCACGGCGGCAGCCGAGATGGTGTATCAAGCCCGAAGCAGGGCGCGCGTTGTCTGCGGTGCTTGGAAGAAAGTACCTCCTGAGGTGAGGCACGACTTGCGCCAGGCCATAGCCACGGGAGGCGCGGGAATCCGCATTGTGGATGAGCCTTTCGTGTACCTCGATAAGAATTATGTCCGCATGTTCGGAGGTGTGGGCCCGGCGGTCCGCAGAGCCCGGGAGCTGGAGGGGAGGGTAGTGGTGGTTCAGCTGCGGGGCGAAGAGGCATCCCTGGCAGAAGAAGCCGTAGAAGCCGCTGCGGAAGGAGCCCATATACTTATGGTGGATACTGGTAGGCTGCAAGATCTGGTGCTGGTAAGGGATGTAGCTTCGAAAAAAGGCTTTCGTGAAAAGATAAGGCTGGCCTTCAGCGGGGGTGTCGTAAAGGATGAACTGGACGAGATCATTGCTGCGGGTGCCGACATTGTGGATGTAGGCCGGGCTATCATCGATGCCCCTTTGCTGGACTTCACCCTGGATGTTAAAAAATTGGAGTGA
- a CDS encoding benzoate/H(+) symporter BenE family transporter: protein MSVVIKTSLKNEPVWEKGPGFQEGLRDLRSKLNANTFTAGVVAAIFGCTGPALIVMNAAQNGKLTDAQTISWLFSVYFFGGLISIILGFYYKMPINGAYSIPGAVMLASALPLFSFNEAVGAYFIAGVLVLLLGFSGLIGRVMRWIPLPIVMAMIAGAMFRFGLEIVTSAQKAPVIAGAALAAYFIGYRLNKKISPILWSLIVGVVAALLTGGFEFENIKIAWIMPRIFAPTFSMGAFFGIAIPLAVLVIGAENAQAYGVLTAQGYKAPINAMTVISGIGGIVTSFFGGHNANIAGPMTAICSSEEAGPDKSGRYAATIVNGILFGSFGLFASAAVPFVKALPSNLVSMLAGLAMIGVLISAFEQAFAARKFKFGAFFALIIAMSGLTLFKISAPFWSLVGGVLASLIMEPDDFER from the coding sequence TTGTCTGTGGTAATTAAGACGTCTTTGAAAAACGAACCCGTATGGGAAAAAGGTCCGGGATTTCAGGAAGGTCTGAGGGATCTTCGAAGCAAATTAAACGCCAATACCTTCACTGCTGGCGTTGTGGCCGCCATCTTTGGCTGTACAGGCCCGGCGCTTATTGTAATGAATGCTGCCCAGAACGGGAAACTGACGGATGCTCAAACGATTTCCTGGTTGTTCTCGGTTTATTTCTTCGGAGGACTTATAAGTATTATTTTGGGTTTTTATTATAAGATGCCGATAAATGGAGCTTATTCGATCCCGGGTGCGGTTATGCTTGCTTCGGCTTTGCCCCTGTTTTCATTCAATGAGGCCGTAGGCGCTTATTTTATAGCAGGAGTGCTGGTTTTACTCTTGGGATTTTCGGGCTTGATAGGAAGGGTGATGCGCTGGATACCGCTTCCCATCGTTATGGCTATGATTGCCGGCGCTATGTTCAGGTTCGGGCTTGAGATCGTTACTTCCGCCCAAAAAGCTCCGGTAATCGCCGGTGCTGCCTTGGCGGCTTATTTTATCGGTTACAGGCTCAACAAAAAAATATCGCCTATTTTGTGGTCTTTAATCGTGGGGGTTGTTGCAGCCTTATTGACCGGAGGTTTTGAGTTTGAAAATATCAAAATAGCCTGGATAATGCCACGGATTTTTGCGCCAACTTTTTCGATGGGGGCTTTCTTTGGCATCGCCATTCCTTTGGCTGTACTGGTCATCGGTGCGGAGAACGCCCAGGCTTATGGGGTGCTGACGGCCCAGGGATATAAGGCTCCCATAAACGCAATGACGGTGATAAGTGGCATAGGAGGTATAGTAACTTCATTTTTTGGAGGTCACAATGCCAACATCGCTGGCCCTATGACCGCCATCTGCAGCTCAGAAGAAGCGGGACCCGATAAATCGGGACGTTATGCCGCCACCATTGTGAACGGTATTCTTTTTGGATCCTTCGGTCTTTTTGCCAGCGCAGCCGTGCCTTTTGTAAAAGCTTTACCGTCGAATCTTGTCAGCATGCTGGCCGGTCTTGCCATGATAGGGGTGCTGATAAGCGCTTTCGAACAGGCATTTGCCGCCAGGAAGTTCAAATTTGGGGCGTTTTTCGCGCTGATTATCGCCATGTCTGGTTTAACACTGTTTAAAATTAGTGCTCCTTTCTGGTCATTGGTAGGGGGTGTGTTGGCTTCGCTCATAATGGAACCGGATGACTTCGAGCGCTAA
- a CDS encoding 4Fe-4S binding protein produces MKLVNLLAVVDEEKCRGCKTCEKVCPVLAIKMVDRKAKVDEEKCRGCAACEQRCPFYAISMAKREQPVAVGVDVSGVDYSRVEELCRRAKLHPEQIVCYCTATRAEEVAAAVLQGARSPEDVSLVTGARTGCKVECIQPILRLLETAGIKPEPPKGGWQWYGRTPTVWEVPNEVKKKYASRGFYFDEDIKLLDGVAAAPLQGEE; encoded by the coding sequence GTGAAGCTCGTCAACCTGCTCGCGGTGGTGGATGAGGAAAAGTGCCGGGGCTGTAAGACCTGTGAAAAGGTCTGCCCGGTGCTGGCCATCAAAATGGTGGACCGAAAGGCCAAAGTTGATGAGGAAAAGTGCCGGGGTTGTGCGGCCTGCGAGCAGCGGTGCCCCTTTTACGCCATTTCCATGGCAAAGCGCGAACAGCCGGTTGCCGTAGGCGTAGATGTAAGCGGTGTGGATTACTCAAGGGTAGAAGAGCTGTGCCGCAGAGCCAAACTTCACCCGGAACAGATCGTATGCTATTGCACCGCTACCAGGGCGGAAGAGGTGGCGGCTGCCGTCTTGCAGGGCGCGCGTTCCCCCGAGGACGTGTCTTTGGTGACGGGAGCCCGTACCGGGTGCAAAGTGGAATGCATCCAGCCTATTTTGCGCCTGTTGGAGACCGCCGGCATCAAACCGGAACCGCCAAAAGGAGGCTGGCAGTGGTACGGCCGTACTCCCACTGTGTGGGAAGTGCCGAATGAGGTGAAAAAGAAGTATGCCAGCCGGGGCTTCTATTTCGATGAGGATATAAAACTGCTGGACGGGGTGGCAGCAGCACCCCTGCAAGGAGAGGAGTGA
- the dmpG gene encoding 4-hydroxy-2-oxovalerate aldolase — MNGTKFVHIVDTTLRDGSHAVAHQFTREQIKAIAGGLDAAGVEYIEVSHGDGLAGSSYNYGWAALSDEEMLKAAAEVIKKAKLTVLLLPGIGTREDLKLAIECGAKAVRVATHVTEADIAEQHIGMAKKMGLEAFGFLMMAHTAPPEKVVEQALLFESYGADYIYIADSAGAMLPEDVKARVGAVVEKVKVPVGFHAHNNLTLATANCLAALEAGATFLDGACRGLGAGAGNAQTEALIGVLDKAGYRTGVDFYKIMDVAEDVVEPIMQRPQVVRNAPLMLGYAGVYSSFLLHTYRAAEKFGLDPRDILVELGRKGMVGGQEDMIVDVAYQLAKQREGN; from the coding sequence GTGAACGGCACCAAATTCGTACACATAGTGGATACCACCCTTAGAGACGGGAGCCACGCTGTGGCCCACCAGTTCACCAGGGAGCAGATTAAGGCTATTGCCGGTGGGCTGGATGCGGCGGGCGTTGAATATATCGAGGTTTCCCACGGAGATGGCCTGGCGGGATCTTCTTATAACTACGGCTGGGCTGCTTTGAGCGATGAAGAGATGCTGAAGGCGGCGGCCGAAGTAATAAAGAAAGCCAAACTGACCGTTTTATTGCTTCCCGGCATAGGTACGCGGGAAGACTTGAAACTTGCCATTGAATGCGGCGCAAAGGCGGTAAGGGTAGCTACGCATGTGACCGAAGCGGATATCGCCGAACAGCACATCGGCATGGCTAAAAAGATGGGCCTGGAAGCCTTCGGATTTCTTATGATGGCCCACACGGCGCCACCGGAAAAGGTGGTGGAGCAGGCGCTGCTTTTTGAAAGTTACGGGGCGGACTATATCTATATAGCCGACTCCGCCGGAGCAATGCTCCCCGAAGATGTAAAGGCCAGGGTAGGAGCTGTGGTAGAGAAAGTCAAGGTGCCTGTCGGGTTCCACGCGCACAATAATTTGACCCTGGCGACGGCCAATTGCCTGGCGGCCTTGGAGGCCGGCGCTACATTCCTGGATGGAGCCTGCCGGGGCTTAGGTGCCGGTGCAGGGAACGCCCAGACGGAAGCCCTGATAGGCGTGCTGGATAAAGCCGGCTACCGGACGGGGGTCGATTTTTACAAGATCATGGACGTGGCCGAAGACGTAGTGGAGCCCATCATGCAGCGGCCGCAGGTAGTCCGCAATGCGCCCCTCATGTTGGGGTATGCAGGGGTCTACTCCAGCTTTTTACTCCACACCTACCGGGCGGCCGAGAAGTTCGGCCTTGACCCCCGGGATATTCTGGTAGAACTGGGAAGGAAGGGGATGGTCGGAGGGCAGGAAGATATGATCGTCGACGTGGCTTACCAGTTGGCAAAACAGAGGGAGGGAAATTAA
- a CDS encoding molybdopterin-binding protein, with protein MEWDLLEKTTFWVENVDLRGADLGQVAAAAAKALGLDAHEVMVVDVRPGLVAFDVLRRRVQAESVAGREGEILKRLQEVPGVILGPKAGVHSEGVLGLIALKPDEAQEVLSASARMTSEISQAVARRALVFASGSEVLAGKIRDTNSPYLIEALTGAGFRAEFGGILEDDVVAVVNRLEGALERGYGLIITTGGVGAEDKDCNIEAVLRLDPRAHTPWILKFTPDYKRHYKEGVRIAVGRVGMARLIALPGPHEEVRLACRALLEGLSQGLDDAGLAEKIAGVLRRRWYERMGKGGSEHHGFSGHSY; from the coding sequence ATGGAATGGGATTTGCTGGAGAAAACTACCTTTTGGGTTGAAAATGTAGATCTTCGCGGAGCCGACTTGGGGCAGGTGGCTGCTGCGGCGGCAAAGGCTTTAGGTCTTGACGCTCACGAGGTAATGGTAGTGGACGTGCGGCCGGGCCTGGTGGCCTTTGATGTCTTGCGCCGCCGGGTACAGGCGGAATCCGTAGCCGGCAGGGAAGGGGAGATTTTAAAACGGCTTCAAGAAGTGCCGGGTGTAATTTTAGGGCCGAAGGCTGGAGTGCACTCGGAAGGAGTATTGGGGCTGATTGCCCTGAAACCCGATGAGGCGCAAGAGGTACTTTCCGCTTCAGCCCGAATGACATCTGAAATTAGCCAGGCTGTAGCGCGAAGAGCCCTGGTCTTTGCTTCAGGGAGCGAGGTGCTGGCGGGGAAAATTCGCGATACTAATTCCCCGTATCTCATTGAAGCTCTGACCGGGGCCGGTTTTCGGGCCGAATTCGGGGGAATTTTAGAAGACGATGTTGTAGCGGTGGTCAACCGGCTGGAAGGAGCCCTGGAGCGGGGGTATGGCCTCATCATTACAACCGGGGGCGTGGGGGCTGAGGATAAGGACTGTAACATAGAGGCTGTCCTTAGACTTGATCCCCGGGCCCACACGCCCTGGATACTGAAATTTACCCCCGACTATAAACGCCACTACAAGGAAGGTGTACGTATAGCCGTGGGCCGGGTGGGGATGGCGCGGCTGATAGCACTGCCGGGCCCCCATGAGGAGGTACGGCTGGCGTGCCGGGCTTTGCTGGAGGGCCTGTCTCAGGGCCTGGATGATGCCGGTTTAGCCGAGAAAATCGCTGGAGTCTTGCGTCGGCGCTGGTATGAGCGCATGGGAAAAGGAGGGAGCGAACACCATGGATTTTCAGGCCATAGCTACTAA
- the recD2 gene encoding SF1B family DNA helicase RecD2, producing MVELEGIVERITYYNEENFFTVARVQVRDTDEIVTAVGYFPSLEVGEVLRLRGRWVMHEKHGCQLKIESYETLVPATVREIENYLASGAIKGIGPATAKKIVERFGENTLEIMSSSPHRLMEIAGIGQKRLEMIVRSFAEQKETREIMLFLQQYGIGPGVAVKVYKAYKEKAIEVVKQNPYRLADEVYGIGFKTADKIARMMGIEMDSPERLAAGVKYALHRAADEGHVFLPEKELLKRASSLMEVDEDRISEVLPALEEKGDIVADGPPEKREVYLAPFYVSEKSVARKLFLLAGLGETRSLEVTPEEISEIEERCGIKLAARQREAIEKAASSGVLVITGGPGTGKTTVIRCLIEFFQGRNLKVVLAAPTGRAAKRMTEATGMEAKTIHRLLEYKAYGEGGMAFGRNRDNPLDEDVVIIDETSMVDIIMMHHLLSALKPFARLVLVGDKDQLPSVGPGSVLREIIDSGRIPVVMLDEIFRQARESMIVVNAHRINRGLFPYLNVKGRDFYFEQAVEPEEVLNKTLDLVCTRLPRFGGYDPMEDIQVITPMKKTPVGVLSLNLQLQERLNPPAPGKKEFPFRSFVFREGDRVMQIKNNYEKEVFNGDLGRIVEIDEDEGVLVSFPDARGERTLIYAGEELEELSLAYALSVHKSQGSEFPVVVMPVTTQHFVMLQRNLLYTAITRARKLMVLVGSKEALAIAVRNSRAAMRYSRLAERIAREFEESLL from the coding sequence ATGGTAGAGCTCGAGGGAATTGTAGAAAGGATCACCTACTATAACGAGGAAAATTTTTTCACCGTGGCGAGAGTCCAAGTTAGGGATACCGATGAAATAGTGACCGCCGTGGGATATTTCCCTTCCCTGGAAGTGGGGGAGGTGCTGAGGCTCAGGGGCCGCTGGGTCATGCATGAAAAGCACGGCTGCCAGCTCAAAATAGAATCCTACGAGACCCTGGTGCCCGCCACGGTGAGGGAAATAGAAAACTACCTGGCCTCCGGAGCGATAAAGGGCATAGGCCCCGCTACCGCCAAAAAGATCGTAGAGAGGTTCGGAGAAAACACCCTCGAGATAATGTCTTCATCGCCCCACAGGCTTATGGAAATAGCGGGAATAGGGCAAAAGCGCCTCGAAATGATAGTCCGCTCCTTTGCCGAGCAGAAGGAAACCCGGGAAATAATGCTATTTCTGCAGCAGTACGGCATCGGTCCCGGTGTGGCCGTAAAGGTGTATAAAGCCTATAAGGAAAAGGCCATAGAGGTGGTAAAGCAAAACCCTTACAGGCTTGCCGATGAGGTCTACGGCATCGGGTTTAAGACCGCCGATAAGATAGCCCGGATGATGGGTATTGAAATGGATTCGCCGGAGCGGCTGGCCGCCGGGGTCAAATATGCCCTTCACCGGGCGGCCGACGAGGGCCACGTATTTCTTCCCGAAAAGGAGCTTTTAAAGAGGGCGTCTTCCCTGATGGAGGTAGACGAGGACCGGATAAGCGAGGTACTGCCGGCTCTCGAGGAAAAGGGAGACATAGTGGCGGATGGCCCGCCTGAAAAACGGGAAGTTTACCTTGCGCCCTTTTACGTATCCGAGAAATCCGTGGCCAGGAAGTTATTCCTCCTGGCAGGCCTGGGCGAAACCCGGTCTTTAGAAGTGACTCCAGAAGAGATAAGCGAGATAGAGGAAAGGTGCGGTATAAAACTTGCCGCAAGACAGCGGGAAGCCATCGAAAAAGCCGCCTCGTCCGGGGTTCTGGTCATCACCGGTGGCCCCGGCACCGGAAAGACCACAGTAATACGGTGCCTCATCGAGTTTTTCCAAGGGCGGAATTTGAAAGTGGTACTGGCGGCACCGACGGGAAGGGCCGCCAAGCGGATGACCGAGGCCACGGGGATGGAAGCCAAGACCATCCACCGCCTGCTGGAATACAAGGCTTACGGCGAAGGCGGCATGGCCTTCGGCAGAAACCGGGATAATCCCCTGGACGAAGATGTGGTAATAATCGATGAGACTTCCATGGTGGATATAATCATGATGCACCACCTGCTCTCCGCTTTGAAGCCCTTTGCAAGGCTGGTGCTGGTCGGCGATAAGGATCAGCTGCCTTCGGTGGGGCCAGGGAGTGTGCTGCGGGAGATAATCGATAGCGGCCGAATTCCGGTGGTCATGCTGGACGAGATTTTCCGCCAGGCCAGGGAGAGCATGATCGTGGTGAATGCCCACCGGATAAACAGGGGCCTTTTTCCGTACCTGAACGTGAAAGGCAGGGATTTTTACTTTGAGCAGGCCGTCGAGCCCGAGGAAGTACTGAATAAAACCCTGGATCTGGTGTGCACGAGGCTTCCCAGGTTCGGCGGTTATGACCCTATGGAGGACATCCAGGTTATAACGCCCATGAAGAAGACCCCGGTGGGGGTGCTTTCCCTCAACCTGCAGCTGCAGGAAAGACTGAATCCTCCGGCGCCGGGGAAAAAGGAGTTCCCCTTCAGATCTTTTGTGTTCCGCGAAGGGGATAGGGTGATGCAGATAAAGAACAACTATGAGAAAGAAGTATTTAACGGCGACCTTGGCCGAATAGTTGAGATAGATGAAGATGAGGGGGTTTTGGTATCCTTTCCCGACGCCCGCGGAGAGAGGACCTTAATCTACGCGGGCGAGGAACTGGAGGAACTTTCCCTGGCCTACGCCCTGTCGGTGCATAAAAGCCAGGGCAGCGAGTTTCCCGTGGTGGTTATGCCGGTGACCACCCAGCACTTCGTCATGCTCCAGCGAAACCTCCTCTATACCGCCATAACCAGAGCCAGAAAGCTAATGGTGCTTGTCGGCTCCAAGGAAGCCCTGGCCATCGCAGTGCGCAACAGCAGGGCGGCCATGAGGTACAGCCGCTTGGCCGAAAGGATAGCCCGGGAATTCGAAGAAAGTTTGCTGTAA